A window from Gammaproteobacteria bacterium encodes these proteins:
- a CDS encoding M20 family metallopeptidase has translation MSEPRQIHADDAEALVDNLFASSAVPTLVEYVKIPCKSPAFDADWERNGHLDDAMSLIVEWCRSQALPGMHLEVIRLPGRTPVLLIEVPGAVDDTVLLYGHMDKQPEMTGWSDGLGPWQPVLRGDRLYGRGGADDGYAVFASLAALRILAEQGVPHARCVVLIEACEESGSFDLPHYIEHLRDRIGTPTLVVCLDSGAGDYERLWCTTSLRGLVNGNLHVEILRDGVHSGAASGIVPSTFRVQRRLLARLEDEETGRIRPDWLYADIPAQRREQAREMAAVVGDGVFDHFPWVAGARPVTDDPVELLLNHTWRPQLEITGAEGLPDLASAGNVLRASTALRLSVRLPPGVNAVEARERLRALLTEDPPYGAAVRFESKEANDGWNAPPVAPWLEAALAEASRTYFGKPAVYMGEGGTIPFMAMLGERFPDAQFMITGVLGPGSNAHGPNEFLHLPTARKLACCVAETLRRHALRDRS, from the coding sequence ATGAGCGAGCCACGCCAGATCCATGCCGACGATGCCGAGGCGCTCGTCGACAACCTGTTCGCGAGCTCCGCCGTCCCGACCCTCGTCGAGTACGTGAAGATCCCGTGCAAGTCGCCGGCCTTCGATGCGGACTGGGAGCGCAACGGCCACCTGGACGACGCGATGAGCCTCATCGTCGAGTGGTGCCGGTCGCAGGCGCTGCCCGGCATGCACCTCGAGGTGATCCGCCTTCCCGGGCGCACTCCGGTGCTGCTGATCGAGGTGCCCGGCGCCGTCGACGACACGGTCCTGCTCTACGGCCACATGGACAAGCAGCCGGAGATGACGGGCTGGAGCGACGGGCTCGGGCCGTGGCAGCCGGTGCTCCGAGGCGATCGGCTCTACGGCCGCGGCGGCGCCGACGACGGCTATGCGGTCTTCGCGTCGCTCGCCGCGCTGCGCATTCTCGCCGAGCAGGGCGTCCCGCACGCGCGCTGCGTCGTGCTGATCGAGGCCTGCGAGGAAAGCGGCAGCTTCGATCTCCCTCACTACATCGAGCATCTGCGCGACCGCATCGGCACGCCGACGCTCGTGGTTTGCCTCGATTCGGGCGCGGGCGACTACGAGCGCCTGTGGTGCACGACGTCGCTGCGCGGGCTCGTGAACGGCAACCTGCACGTCGAGATCCTGCGGGACGGCGTGCATTCCGGCGCCGCGAGCGGCATCGTGCCTTCGACGTTCCGCGTGCAGCGCCGGCTGCTCGCCCGCCTCGAGGACGAGGAGACGGGCCGGATACGGCCGGACTGGCTATACGCCGACATCCCGGCACAGCGGCGCGAGCAAGCCCGCGAGATGGCGGCCGTCGTCGGCGACGGCGTCTTCGACCATTTTCCGTGGGTCGCCGGCGCGCGTCCGGTCACGGACGATCCGGTCGAGCTGCTGCTGAATCACACGTGGCGGCCGCAGCTCGAGATCACCGGCGCCGAAGGCCTGCCGGATCTCGCGAGCGCCGGGAACGTGCTCCGGGCGAGCACGGCGCTGCGTTTGAGCGTGCGGCTGCCGCCCGGCGTGAACGCGGTCGAGGCGCGAGAGCGGCTCCGCGCGCTTTTGACGGAGGACCCGCCTTACGGAGCCGCGGTCCGGTTCGAGTCGAAAGAGGCGAACGACGGCTGGAACGCCCCGCCGGTGGCGCCGTGGCTCGAAGCGGCGCTGGCGGAGGCGTCGCGCACCTACTTCGGCAAGCCCGCGGTCTACATGGGCGAGGGTGGGACGATCCCGTTCATGGCGATGCTCGGCGAGCGTTTTCCCGACGCGCAGTTCATGATCACCGGGGTTCTCGGCCCGGGCTCGAACGCGCACGGGCCCAACGAGTTCCTGCATTTGCCGACCGCGAGGAAGCTCGCGTGCTGCGTCGCCGAGACGCTCCGGCGGCACGCGCTTCGGGACCGCTCGTGA